A window of Fragaria vesca subsp. vesca linkage group LG7, FraVesHawaii_1.0, whole genome shotgun sequence contains these coding sequences:
- the LOC101295162 gene encoding metal tolerance protein 1-like, translated as MESENPQHSQIIEIHGDISGGETSVGGSKICGEAPCGLSDVGPNSKDSKERSTAMRKLLIAVVLCVLFMGVEVFGGIEANSLAILTDAAHLLSDVAAFAISLFSLWAAGWEATPRQSYGFFRIEILGALVSIQLIWLLAGILVYEAIVRMISNTSEVNGFLMFLVAAFGLVVNIGMAVLLGHDHGHDHGHGHGHDDHDHHSHGMTISTHHHHHHEEHSNDEHHHDHEKHSHDEHRHSHDDHKHNDAEEGQAHEPLLDKPKDGDGQKKQRNINVQGAYLHVLGDSVQSIGVMIGGAIIWYKPEWKIVDLICTLVFSVIVLGTTVRMMRNILDVLMESTPREIDATKLEKGLLEMEEVVEIHELHIWAITVGKVLLACHVKVRPEANADMVLEKVIDYIRREYNISHVTIQVER; from the coding sequence TGTGGGTGGGAGTAAAATTTGTGGAGAAGCACCATGTGGACTATCGGATGTTGGACCGAACTCTAAAGATTCCAAAGAACGATCAACTGCCATGCGCAAGCTCTTGATAGCAGTGGTACTTTGTGTTCTCTTCATGGGTGTTGAAGTGTTTGGTGGCATTGAAGCCAATAGCTTAGCAATATTGACTGATGCAGCACATTTGCTCTCCGATGTTGCAGCCTTTGCCATCTCCTTGTTCTCCCTGTGGGCTGCTGGCTGGGAAGCAACTCCTCGTCAGTCTTACGGCTTTTTCAGGATTGAGATTCTTGGTGCTCTTGTTTCTATCCAACTCATATGGTTGCTTGCTGGGATATTGGTGTATGAAGCCATTGTCAGAATGATTTCTAACACATCTGAGGTGAATGGTTTTTTGATGTTTCTTGTTGCTGCATTTGGTCTAGTGGTTAATATTGGCATGGCTGTACTGTTAGGCCATGATCACGGTCATGATCACGGTCATGGCCATGGACATGATGATCATGATCATCACAGCCATGGAATGACAATATCTACTCATCATCATCACCACCATGAGGAACACTCGAATGATGAGCACCATCATGATCATGAAAAACACTCACATGATGAACACCGTCACAGTCATGATGATCATAAACACAATGATGCTGAGGAAGGTCAAGCTCATGAGCCACTCTTAGACAAGCCAAAAGATGGGGATGGACAAAAGAAGCAACGGAACATAAACGTGCAAGGAGCTTACCTTCATGTTCTTGGGGACTCTGTTCAAAGTATCGGTGTAATGATTGGTGGGGCTATCATATGGTACAAGCCGGAATGGAAGATAGTTGATTTAATTTGTACCCTTGTATTTTCTGTTATTGTTTTAGGAACAACTGTCAGGATGATGAGGAACATACTCGATGTACTAATGGAGAGCACACCAAGAGAGATTGATGCAACGAAACTTGAGAAGGGGCTGTTGGAGATGGAAGAGGTGGTGGAAATCCATGAGCTGCATATATGGGCAATCACAGTCGGGAAAGTCCTGCTGGCTTGCCATGTGAAAGTCAGACCAGAAGCAAATGCAGACATGGTGCTGGAAAAAGTGATTGATTATATCAGGAGGGAGTACAACATCAGCCATGTGACTATACAAGTTGAGCGTTAG